The DNA segment CCATCGGCAGATCGGGATCCCCGCCGAAGGGAGATCCCCGGCGGGTGCCCTCGAAGCGCCGCGGACGAGCCGCCCCGATTCCGTTAGATTCGCGGCATGAGTCACGACCATTTCCGATTCCTGCCTCATCACATCTCCCCGGACGATCCCGGAGATGACCCCATCGTCTTCGCCTTCAAGGGCCGAGACCTGCTGGTCACCGAGGACGGCACCCTCCCGGATCTCGGCAAGATCGACGCCGCGGGCTACGAGGCCGTCCGGCGCCAATACCTGGGCTCCCTCGAGGGTCGGCACTGCTTCTCCGCCGAGCTCGCCGACGACGCGCAGCCGGCGGGCGGCCTGCGCTTCTCGAACCTGCACATGCTCTACGGCTCCCTCGACGAGGCGACCCACGCGGTCGCGGGCCGCGCCGTCCAGATCGTCGAATGGGACAAGACCCACCAGTTCTGCGGCGCGTGCGCGGAACCGACCGTCGTGTCCGAGATGGATCGCTCGCGCTCCTGTCCGTCCTGCCAGATCCCGATGTACCCGCGGCTCTCGCCGGCGATGATCGTGGCGGTCGAGCGCGGTGACGAGATCCTCCTCGGGCGCTCGCCGCATTTTCCGGAAGGCATCATGAGCGTGCTCGCCGGCTTCGTCGAGCCCGGCGAGAGCGCCGAGGACGCCGTCAAGCGCGAGGTCTACGAGGAGACGAAGATCCTCGTGAAGAACGTGCAGTACTACTCGAGTCAGGCCTGGCCCTTCCCCAACTCGCTGATGCTCGGCTTCCGCGCCGAGTACGAAGCGGGCGAGATCGAAGTCGATGGCGTCGAGGTCGTCGCGGCGGAATGGTTCAGGGCGAAGGACATGCCGAACTTCTTCCCGGGTCGCGTGAGCATCAGCCAATGGCTGATCCACGACTTCCTCGAGCGGAACGGCGTGAATCCGCCGAAGTAGTCGATGGTCGAGACGCGCCCTTCGATCTGTCGCTTCTGCCATGCGAACTGCGGGATTCTCGTCGACGTCGAGGAGG comes from the bacterium genome and includes:
- the nudC gene encoding NAD(+) diphosphatase, which encodes MSHDHFRFLPHHISPDDPGDDPIVFAFKGRDLLVTEDGTLPDLGKIDAAGYEAVRRQYLGSLEGRHCFSAELADDAQPAGGLRFSNLHMLYGSLDEATHAVAGRAVQIVEWDKTHQFCGACAEPTVVSEMDRSRSCPSCQIPMYPRLSPAMIVAVERGDEILLGRSPHFPEGIMSVLAGFVEPGESAEDAVKREVYEETKILVKNVQYYSSQAWPFPNSLMLGFRAEYEAGEIEVDGVEVVAAEWFRAKDMPNFFPGRVSISQWLIHDFLERNGVNPPK